In Actinoplanes sp. NBC_00393, a single genomic region encodes these proteins:
- a CDS encoding pectate lyase family protein yields MTRKNARKRWLIGAAAVLAVPTALVGYSMLPSNAATLPAAGATYQLKVTKSGMCIDVPSASKDNGALLQQWGCTSGAAWQQFKLVAAGSNYLLQNANSGKCIDVPAGSKTSGVQLQQWGCASAQTNQQWKLAASGTGTFQIINVNSGLCISDKGASTSSGAAIIQETCTANSNKQWAFTQVSGGGGSTPAPAAGVVGWAAQNGGVTGGAGGSTTTVTTAAALDSALQASGSRIIKVSGTISLTGMHKVTSNKTIQGVGANSGIKGGGLSLSGVSNVIIQNLNFSGSSDDAINVQDGSRNVWIDHNTFSSAADGLVDVRLGSDYVTVSWNITRSHDKTMLLGSADTDTGDRGKLRVTYHHNWFDGTNQRHPRVRFGNPVHVYNNYYDGVTSYGVASTTEAGVLVEGNYFENVSRPTTLAQGTSPNGNLVQRNNHFVNSGTPQTNGTVKAIPYAYTLDTASTVKSVVTAGAGTGKLGL; encoded by the coding sequence GTGACCAGGAAGAACGCCCGCAAGAGGTGGCTGATCGGGGCGGCGGCGGTGCTCGCTGTGCCGACCGCGCTGGTGGGCTACTCGATGCTGCCGTCGAACGCGGCGACGCTGCCGGCGGCCGGCGCGACCTATCAGCTCAAGGTGACCAAGAGCGGCATGTGCATCGACGTGCCGAGCGCCTCCAAGGACAACGGCGCGCTGCTGCAGCAGTGGGGCTGCACGTCCGGCGCGGCCTGGCAGCAGTTCAAGCTGGTCGCGGCCGGCTCGAACTACCTGCTGCAGAACGCGAACAGCGGCAAATGCATCGACGTGCCGGCCGGGTCGAAGACGTCCGGCGTGCAGCTCCAGCAGTGGGGTTGCGCCTCCGCGCAGACCAACCAGCAGTGGAAGCTCGCCGCCAGCGGCACCGGCACGTTCCAGATCATCAACGTGAACAGCGGCCTGTGCATCAGCGACAAGGGCGCCTCGACCTCTTCCGGCGCGGCGATCATCCAGGAGACCTGCACCGCCAACTCGAACAAGCAGTGGGCGTTCACCCAGGTCAGCGGCGGGGGCGGCAGCACACCGGCGCCGGCCGCCGGGGTGGTCGGCTGGGCCGCGCAGAACGGCGGCGTGACCGGCGGCGCCGGTGGGTCGACGACCACGGTGACCACCGCGGCGGCCCTCGACTCGGCGCTGCAGGCGAGCGGGTCGCGGATCATCAAGGTCTCCGGAACGATCTCCCTGACCGGCATGCACAAGGTGACCTCGAACAAGACGATTCAGGGCGTCGGGGCCAACTCCGGCATCAAGGGCGGCGGCCTGAGCCTCTCCGGCGTCAGCAACGTCATCATCCAGAACCTGAACTTCTCCGGTTCGAGCGACGACGCGATCAACGTCCAGGACGGTTCGCGCAACGTCTGGATCGACCACAACACCTTCTCCAGCGCCGCGGACGGCCTGGTCGACGTGCGGCTCGGCTCCGACTACGTGACCGTCTCGTGGAACATCACGCGCAGCCACGACAAGACCATGCTGCTCGGTTCCGCCGACACCGACACCGGTGACCGCGGCAAGCTGCGCGTCACGTACCACCACAACTGGTTCGACGGGACCAACCAGCGGCACCCGCGGGTCCGGTTCGGCAACCCGGTGCACGTCTACAACAACTACTACGACGGCGTGACCAGCTACGGCGTCGCGTCGACGACCGAGGCCGGCGTGCTCGTCGAGGGCAACTACTTCGAGAACGTCTCCCGGCCGACGACGCTGGCCCAGGGCACCTCGCCGAACGGCAACCTGGTGCAGCGCAACAACCACTTCGTCAACTCGGGGACACCCCAGACCAACGGCACGGTCAAAGCTATTCCGTACGCCTACACGCTGGACACCGCCAGCACGGTGAAGTCGGTCGTCACCGCCGGCGCGGGCACCGGCAAGCTCGGCCTCTGA
- a CDS encoding glycosyltransferase family 2 protein, producing MSDNTSPTVSVVIAALNEARNIPHVLGKLGPEVTQVVLVDGGSSDDTIKVTLEHRPDATVIQQTRTGKGNALVCGFAACTGDVIAMIDADGSADPGEIPNFVKVLTAGADYAKGTRFALGGHSTDITHLRNLGNKGLTGLVNVLYGTRYTDLCHGYNVFWRRIVPLMDLPDPDLPAPADGGKLWGDGFEVETLINVRLAAAGARVAEVANVEYPRLHGESNLNTFRDGARVLRTIAIEFMRHRRKRAGGVRPALAERAAER from the coding sequence TTGAGTGACAACACTTCGCCGACGGTGAGTGTGGTGATCGCGGCGCTGAACGAGGCCCGCAACATTCCGCACGTACTGGGCAAACTGGGTCCCGAGGTGACCCAGGTGGTGCTCGTCGACGGTGGATCGAGCGACGACACGATCAAGGTGACCCTCGAGCACCGGCCGGACGCGACCGTGATCCAGCAGACGCGTACCGGTAAGGGCAACGCCCTCGTCTGCGGTTTCGCCGCGTGCACCGGCGACGTCATCGCGATGATCGACGCGGACGGTTCGGCCGACCCGGGTGAGATCCCTAACTTCGTGAAGGTGCTGACCGCCGGCGCCGACTACGCGAAGGGCACCCGGTTCGCCCTCGGCGGGCACAGCACCGACATCACCCACCTGCGCAATCTGGGCAACAAGGGACTCACCGGCCTGGTGAACGTGCTGTACGGCACCCGCTACACCGACCTGTGCCACGGCTACAACGTGTTCTGGCGGCGGATCGTCCCGCTCATGGACCTGCCCGACCCGGATCTGCCCGCGCCGGCCGACGGCGGCAAGCTCTGGGGCGACGGCTTCGAGGTGGAGACCCTGATCAACGTCCGGCTCGCGGCGGCCGGGGCGCGGGTGGCCGAGGTGGCGAACGTCGAGTACCCGCGGCTGCACGGGGAGAGCAACCTGAACACCTTCCGGGACGGCGCGCGCGTTCTGCGTACGATCGCCATCGAATTCATGCGGCATCGCCGCAAGCGTGCCGGCGGCGTCCGGCCGGCGCTGGCGGAGCGGGCTGCCGAACGGTGA
- a CDS encoding glycosyltransferase family 2 protein, whose protein sequence is MTSVAVVIPCHSADRWDLLLGAIASAQAQQPAEVIVVVDHNPALLDRLQVAVGVTVLANRYTRGVSGTRNTGAEHAGTELVAFLDDDIVAAPGWLDRVVAAFDDPGVVGAGSAIRPNWLRARPRWFPDEFLWAVGGSYPGLPTSTAPVRNVWSAGMVVRRDAFLTVGGFRTEFGKVGDRMKPEDTELCLRMAAAGGRWMFVPEAVIEHAVPAGRDDLRHFVRRCWQEGRGKIAMSGLKSGEGLTSERDYARRVLPRAFAREVAAAARGRGGDHLRRAGAILFGVTLAGLGAATELAAARPFRRLRAAAQ, encoded by the coding sequence GTGACCTCGGTCGCCGTCGTCATTCCCTGCCACAGCGCGGACCGCTGGGACCTGCTGCTCGGTGCGATCGCCTCGGCTCAGGCCCAGCAGCCGGCCGAGGTGATCGTGGTGGTCGACCACAACCCGGCGCTGCTCGACCGGCTGCAGGTCGCGGTGGGAGTGACCGTGCTCGCCAACCGCTACACCCGCGGCGTCTCCGGGACACGCAACACCGGAGCCGAGCACGCGGGGACCGAACTGGTCGCCTTCCTGGACGACGACATCGTCGCCGCGCCGGGCTGGCTGGACCGGGTCGTCGCGGCGTTCGACGATCCGGGGGTGGTCGGCGCCGGCAGCGCCATCCGGCCGAACTGGCTGCGGGCGCGGCCGCGCTGGTTCCCGGACGAGTTCCTGTGGGCGGTCGGCGGTTCCTATCCGGGGCTGCCGACCAGCACCGCGCCGGTCCGCAACGTCTGGTCGGCCGGCATGGTGGTGCGGCGCGACGCGTTCCTCACGGTCGGCGGCTTCCGCACCGAGTTCGGCAAGGTGGGCGACCGGATGAAGCCGGAGGACACCGAGCTGTGCCTGCGGATGGCCGCGGCCGGCGGGCGGTGGATGTTCGTGCCGGAGGCCGTCATCGAGCATGCGGTCCCGGCCGGGCGGGACGATCTGCGGCATTTCGTCCGGCGGTGCTGGCAGGAGGGGCGCGGGAAGATCGCCATGTCCGGCCTGAAGTCGGGTGAGGGTCTCACGTCGGAACGGGACTACGCGCGGCGGGTGCTGCCGCGGGCTTTCGCCCGGGAGGTGGCGGCCGCCGCCCGGGGGAGGGGCGGCGACCACCTGCGACGGGCCGGCGCGATCCTGTTCGGGGTCACGCTCGCCGGCCTGGGCGCGGCGACCGAACTGGCCGCCGCGCGCCCGTTCCGACGCTTACGCGCGGCCGCCCAATAG
- a CDS encoding prenyltransferase/squalene oxidase repeat-containing protein — protein MRKIANRIDAGVSWLVESGVQHPDGGFAAWYDTERHDHPYLYAEITGYLTTLFCQVYARTGDPRHRAAAVAAGDWLERTADGPTGAFRCLVPLHDGPFAAKKDLVYAFDTGVIVNGLANLYRITGDDRHLKTAVRAADWLTGTAQRPDGAFRPIWDAATGTFAPEADDWSWQPGGYHTKVALGLANLAELTGRADYRDAAIRACEYACAIQAGDGSIGHPDGIHVHPHEYAAEGLWAVGLLLDRPDFVAASRRATEWLLSLQREDGTVPRFVRAGTPVHAERVDVQAQALRLASLHGLPGRLAELTAHVAGQQAETDDVRSRGGWWFGRLSDGEPVPHVNVWVTAFAVQALDLRDGGTLEPRFLV, from the coding sequence ATGCGCAAGATCGCCAACCGGATCGACGCGGGGGTCAGTTGGCTCGTCGAGTCGGGTGTGCAGCACCCCGACGGTGGCTTCGCCGCCTGGTACGACACCGAACGCCATGACCACCCGTACCTGTACGCCGAGATCACCGGCTACCTCACCACACTGTTCTGCCAGGTGTACGCCCGTACCGGCGACCCCCGGCACCGGGCCGCCGCGGTCGCCGCCGGTGACTGGCTGGAGCGGACCGCGGACGGGCCCACCGGAGCCTTCCGGTGCCTGGTCCCCCTGCACGACGGCCCCTTCGCCGCCAAGAAGGACCTGGTGTACGCCTTCGACACCGGCGTCATCGTGAACGGGCTCGCCAACCTCTACCGGATCACCGGTGACGATCGTCACCTCAAGACCGCGGTACGCGCCGCGGACTGGCTGACCGGCACGGCGCAGCGGCCCGACGGCGCGTTCCGCCCGATCTGGGACGCCGCGACCGGGACGTTCGCCCCGGAGGCCGACGACTGGTCGTGGCAGCCCGGCGGCTACCACACCAAGGTGGCCCTCGGCCTGGCCAACCTCGCCGAGCTGACCGGCCGGGCCGACTACCGGGACGCCGCGATCCGGGCCTGCGAGTACGCCTGCGCGATCCAGGCCGGCGACGGATCGATCGGGCACCCGGACGGGATCCACGTGCACCCGCACGAGTACGCCGCCGAAGGGCTCTGGGCCGTCGGCCTGCTCCTCGACCGGCCGGACTTCGTCGCCGCCTCCCGCCGCGCCACCGAGTGGCTGCTCAGCCTGCAACGTGAGGACGGCACGGTTCCCCGCTTCGTCCGGGCGGGCACACCGGTTCATGCGGAGCGGGTGGACGTACAGGCTCAGGCTCTTCGTCTGGCGAGCCTGCACGGCCTGCCGGGCCGGCTGGCCGAACTGACCGCGCACGTCGCCGGGCAGCAGGCCGAGACCGACGACGTGCGCAGCCGGGGCGGATGGTGGTTCGGGCGGCTCAGTGACGGCGAGCCGGTTCCGCACGTCAACGTGTGGGTGACCGCCTTCGCCGTCCAGGCCCTCGATCTCCGCGACGGCGGCACCCTCGAGCCGAGGTTCCTGGTATGA
- the wecB gene encoding non-hydrolyzing UDP-N-acetylglucosamine 2-epimerase, which yields MSRPEVHLIGGTRPEAVKLAPVVLAMREQRLLTPVVVASGQHPAMVAQALAAFGLAPDRTLHFDRSTGRQAELLAEMVRGLDELWETRAPAAVIVQGDTTTSLAGALAAFWRRIPVVHLEAGLRSGDPASPFPEEANRRLVTRLAALHLAPTPLAALNLVGDNVAPADVLITGNTVVDAAAAMAARRTVTPRTGGRRLILVTAHRRESWGEPLDRILAAVKQLIARYPDVEVVLPSHPNPAVRAQVDAALAGVERVTVTGPLPYPELTRLLAEAYLVLTDSGGIQEEAPSYGVPVLVLRDVTERVESLDAGCAELVGSDTAAIVKVASALLDDRSRRDAMVAGVNPYGDGRAAWRTAQAAAALLGLAPVPDPMPPHDAGLHLIRR from the coding sequence GTGTCGCGTCCCGAAGTCCACCTGATCGGAGGCACCCGCCCCGAAGCCGTCAAACTGGCGCCCGTCGTGCTGGCGATGCGCGAGCAACGGCTGCTCACCCCGGTCGTGGTGGCCAGCGGTCAGCACCCGGCCATGGTCGCCCAGGCGCTCGCCGCCTTCGGCCTGGCGCCGGACCGTACGCTCCACTTCGACCGGAGCACCGGCCGGCAGGCGGAACTGCTCGCCGAGATGGTGCGCGGGCTCGACGAGCTGTGGGAGACCCGTGCCCCGGCCGCTGTGATCGTCCAGGGGGACACCACCACGAGCCTGGCCGGCGCGCTCGCCGCGTTCTGGCGCCGCATCCCGGTGGTGCACCTGGAGGCCGGCCTGCGCTCCGGTGACCCGGCCTCGCCGTTCCCGGAGGAGGCCAACCGGCGGCTGGTCACCCGGCTCGCCGCCCTGCACCTGGCGCCGACCCCGCTGGCCGCACTGAACCTGGTCGGCGACAACGTCGCCCCGGCCGACGTGCTGATCACCGGGAACACCGTGGTGGACGCCGCGGCGGCGATGGCCGCGCGCCGGACAGTGACGCCGCGGACCGGGGGCCGGCGCCTGATCCTGGTGACCGCCCACCGGCGCGAGTCGTGGGGTGAGCCGCTGGACCGGATCCTCGCGGCGGTCAAACAGTTGATCGCCCGGTATCCGGACGTCGAGGTGGTCCTGCCGAGCCACCCGAATCCGGCGGTTCGTGCCCAGGTCGACGCCGCCCTCGCCGGGGTGGAACGGGTGACGGTCACCGGCCCGCTGCCGTACCCGGAGCTGACCCGCCTGCTCGCCGAGGCCTATCTGGTGCTCACCGACTCCGGCGGGATCCAGGAGGAGGCCCCGTCGTACGGGGTGCCGGTCCTGGTCCTGCGGGACGTGACCGAACGCGTCGAGTCGCTGGACGCCGGCTGCGCCGAACTGGTCGGCTCGGACACCGCGGCGATCGTCAAGGTGGCCTCCGCGTTGCTCGACGACCGGAGCCGGCGGGATGCCATGGTCGCCGGCGTCAACCCGTACGGTGACGGACGTGCGGCCTGGCGCACCGCCCAGGCCGCCGCCGCCCTGCTCGGCCTGGCCCCCGTGCCGGATCCGATGCCCCCGCACGATGCCGGACTTCACCTGATTCGAAGATGA
- a CDS encoding HPF/RaiA family ribosome-associated protein codes for MSAVANPATVQDCLRVGAGFSQGDRAWIAEQCATLDARLAAFHADATELEISVKDRGARGQKVTLECWIGGRDKVVTTSSEEDLHAAVMDCRDDLRRRLNDAKTKQEPRHNRHLREVPQPEES; via the coding sequence ATGAGTGCTGTCGCCAATCCCGCAACCGTCCAGGACTGCCTGCGGGTGGGCGCCGGTTTCTCGCAGGGCGACCGTGCCTGGATCGCCGAGCAGTGCGCCACCCTGGACGCCCGGCTCGCCGCGTTCCACGCTGACGCCACCGAGTTGGAGATCTCGGTGAAGGACCGCGGCGCCCGCGGTCAGAAGGTCACCCTCGAGTGCTGGATCGGCGGCCGCGACAAGGTCGTCACCACCTCCAGCGAGGAGGACCTGCACGCCGCCGTGATGGACTGCCGCGACGACCTGCGCCGCCGCCTGAACGACGCGAAGACCAAGCAGGAGCCGCGGCACAACCGGCACCTGCGCGAGGTTCCGCAGCCCGAGGAGTCGTGA
- the purU gene encoding formyltetrahydrofolate deformylase — protein MTLTQQAPAPRAAAELSTDQAVLIVHGRDRTGIVAAVSAVLGRHEANIVSLDQHSDNPHGGAFFQRTVFGKPGLKAALPQIEQDLRDQLADGFELEYTLRDLSVPKRVAIFASKADHCLLDLLWRHRRGELPINVAMVISNHADSADEVRSFGIPFFHVPSPAGPDKSAAEAQHLRLLAGNVDFIVLARYMQILSGDFIERVGVPIINIHHSFLPAFIGAGPYAKAKQRGVKLIGATAHYVTEDLDEGPIIEQDVVRVSHAHTVTELQRRGADVERAVLSRAVLWHAEDRVIRHGNHTIVFP, from the coding sequence GTGACCCTGACCCAGCAGGCCCCTGCTCCCCGCGCCGCCGCCGAGCTCAGCACCGACCAGGCCGTGCTCATCGTGCACGGCCGGGACCGGACCGGAATCGTGGCGGCGGTCAGCGCGGTGCTCGGCCGGCACGAGGCGAACATCGTGTCGCTGGATCAGCACTCGGACAATCCGCACGGCGGGGCGTTCTTCCAGCGCACGGTCTTCGGCAAGCCCGGTCTGAAGGCGGCGCTCCCGCAGATCGAGCAGGACCTGCGGGACCAGCTGGCCGACGGGTTCGAGCTGGAGTACACGCTGCGCGATCTGTCGGTGCCGAAGCGGGTGGCGATCTTCGCCTCGAAGGCCGACCACTGCCTGCTCGACCTGCTGTGGCGGCACCGGCGCGGCGAGCTGCCGATCAACGTGGCCATGGTGATCTCCAACCACGCGGACAGCGCGGACGAGGTGCGCTCGTTCGGCATCCCGTTCTTCCACGTGCCGTCGCCGGCCGGGCCGGACAAGTCCGCCGCCGAAGCGCAGCACCTGCGGCTGCTGGCGGGCAACGTGGACTTCATCGTGCTGGCCCGGTACATGCAGATCCTGAGCGGGGACTTCATCGAGCGGGTGGGCGTACCGATCATCAACATCCACCACAGCTTCCTGCCGGCCTTCATCGGCGCCGGGCCCTATGCCAAGGCCAAGCAGCGCGGCGTCAAGCTGATCGGGGCCACCGCCCACTACGTCACCGAGGACCTGGACGAGGGCCCGATCATCGAACAGGACGTGGTACGCGTGAGCCACGCCCACACCGTCACCGAGCTGCAGCGACGCGGCGCCGACGTGGAACGCGCGGTGCTCTCCCGCGCAGTCCTCTGGCACGCCGAGGACCGCGTCATCCGGCACGGCAACCACACCATCGTCTTCCCATAG
- a CDS encoding type II toxin-antitoxin system RelE/ParE family toxin yields MAWGTVELEPEVEKWLESLPTALFARAAFYIDLLADQGPLLGEPHTKQLDRKLRELRFYLGRQAFRVTYWIGPDRRIILLTVFRKTRMHDEREIDRARRALARCIDEVHRVEDEE; encoded by the coding sequence ATGGCCTGGGGGACGGTGGAACTTGAGCCGGAGGTGGAGAAATGGCTGGAGAGCTTACCGACAGCGCTGTTCGCTCGTGCCGCCTTCTACATCGACCTGCTAGCCGACCAGGGCCCCCTACTCGGTGAGCCCCATACGAAGCAGCTCGACCGGAAGCTTCGCGAGTTGCGGTTCTACCTGGGCCGCCAGGCTTTCAGAGTCACCTACTGGATCGGGCCGGACAGGAGAATCATCCTGTTGACAGTCTTTCGCAAGACGCGGATGCACGACGAGCGCGAGATTGACCGGGCACGTCGGGCGTTGGCGCGGTGCATCGACGAGGTACATCGAGTCGAGGACGAGGAGTAG
- a CDS encoding helix-turn-helix domain-containing protein encodes MGDSSRWAEMRDRRMEEPGAEEAYEAARLAFELGRSVRELRERQGWSQTQLAKAAGMTQSAVARFEAGGTVPTLAVLERLALALGVSLKVGFEPRQAA; translated from the coding sequence ATGGGAGACAGCAGTCGCTGGGCCGAGATGCGGGACCGCCGGATGGAGGAACCGGGAGCCGAGGAGGCATACGAGGCGGCCCGCCTTGCGTTCGAGCTCGGCAGGTCCGTGCGGGAGTTGCGCGAGCGCCAGGGCTGGAGCCAAACACAGTTGGCGAAAGCGGCGGGAATGACGCAGTCGGCCGTGGCCCGCTTCGAGGCTGGTGGGACGGTGCCGACCCTGGCAGTTCTGGAGCGTCTGGCGTTGGCGCTGGGCGTCAGTCTGAAGGTCGGTTTCGAGCCCCGCCAAGCGGCGTGA
- the iolB gene encoding 5-deoxy-glucuronate isomerase: MDYRYHCYIPAHDGRNELPFNPCTLLDFTLLRLSAGDSWSGSSGDREILAVVLGGTASFQVGGEKFDGVGGRADVFSGRPHSVYIPAGVDFSVQATGGPVEIALPSAPSDLATAPYVIAPERVATGRWGAANFGRTYHQILTEIAQPDLPARRLIVGETYTPSGNWSTYPPHRHKTDNLPAEAAHEEMYYFRVAPAGGFGICRMYTDEGYEENFTVRDHGMHMMPSGYHTVVSAPGYTTYYLWFLAGEQRTQGAHEDTDLAWVGKSVPTLRGLGL, from the coding sequence ATGGATTACCGCTACCACTGCTACATCCCGGCGCACGACGGCCGCAACGAGCTGCCGTTCAACCCGTGCACGCTGCTCGACTTCACGCTGCTGCGGCTCTCGGCCGGCGACTCCTGGTCGGGTTCGTCCGGCGACCGGGAGATCCTGGCGGTCGTGCTCGGCGGGACGGCGTCCTTCCAGGTCGGCGGGGAGAAGTTCGACGGTGTCGGCGGGCGGGCCGACGTGTTCTCCGGCAGACCGCACTCGGTCTACATCCCGGCCGGCGTCGACTTCTCGGTGCAGGCCACCGGCGGGCCGGTCGAGATCGCGCTGCCCAGCGCGCCGAGCGACTTGGCCACCGCGCCGTACGTGATCGCACCGGAGCGGGTGGCCACCGGGCGGTGGGGGGCGGCGAACTTCGGGCGTACCTATCACCAGATCCTCACCGAGATCGCCCAGCCGGACCTGCCCGCCCGGCGGCTGATCGTCGGCGAGACCTACACCCCGTCCGGCAACTGGAGCACCTATCCGCCGCACCGCCACAAGACCGACAACCTGCCGGCCGAGGCCGCCCACGAGGAGATGTACTACTTCCGGGTCGCGCCGGCCGGCGGCTTCGGCATCTGCCGGATGTACACCGACGAGGGCTACGAGGAGAACTTCACGGTCCGCGACCACGGCATGCACATGATGCCGTCGGGCTACCACACCGTGGTCAGCGCACCCGGCTACACCACGTACTACCTGTGGTTCCTGGCCGGCGAGCAGCGCACCCAGGGCGCCCACGAGGACACCGACCTGGCCTGGGTCGGCAAGAGCGTGCCAACGCTGCGCGGCCTCGGCCTGTGA
- a CDS encoding glycoside hydrolase family 88 protein, translating to MTATEVHLRAAAVAAALRIVDAHLAEFDDRYPGDTTEQGRYRLRPPDGGNRGWTTSFWPGMLWLAHDLTGDDRYRQAAEGHVASFADRIRRGVDLDTHDLGFLYTLSCVVPYRRSGDHEAGRTALAAADHLLARVLEPAGIIQAWGDLSDPRQRGRTIIDSLMNTPLLFWASETTGDPRYASVARRHTAQLRDHILRPDGTTFHTFYWDPDTGSPLRGETEQGNHDDSCWARGQAWGVYGFVRNFRHTGDESFLTAARRCADYFLRHLPQDRVAYWDLEFTDGSAEERDSSAAAIAVCGLLELADQVGSEQYRTAAGDILDSLIAGYTGEHALLLHGVYDKPKGVGVDEGTLWGDYFYLEALTRLTVPGWISPW from the coding sequence ATGACGGCTACCGAAGTCCATCTCCGCGCGGCTGCTGTGGCCGCCGCCCTGCGCATCGTGGACGCCCACCTCGCCGAGTTCGATGACCGCTACCCCGGGGACACCACGGAGCAGGGCAGATACCGGTTGCGGCCGCCGGACGGTGGCAACCGGGGATGGACGACGAGTTTCTGGCCGGGCATGCTGTGGCTCGCCCACGACCTGACCGGGGACGACCGGTACCGGCAGGCGGCCGAGGGGCACGTGGCGAGCTTCGCCGATCGGATCCGGCGCGGCGTCGACCTCGACACGCATGATCTGGGCTTCCTCTACACGTTGTCGTGCGTCGTCCCGTACCGCCGCTCCGGAGATCATGAAGCGGGCCGGACCGCGCTGGCCGCGGCCGACCATCTGCTCGCTCGCGTGCTCGAACCAGCCGGGATCATCCAGGCCTGGGGTGATCTGAGCGATCCGCGGCAGCGGGGGCGCACCATCATCGACAGTCTGATGAACACGCCGCTGCTGTTCTGGGCGAGCGAGACCACCGGCGACCCGCGGTATGCGTCCGTGGCCCGCCGGCACACCGCCCAGCTGCGCGATCACATCCTGCGGCCGGACGGCACCACGTTCCACACGTTCTACTGGGATCCGGACACCGGCTCACCGCTGCGCGGCGAGACCGAGCAGGGCAACCACGACGACTCCTGCTGGGCCCGGGGTCAGGCCTGGGGGGTGTACGGGTTCGTCCGCAATTTCCGGCACACCGGTGACGAGTCGTTCCTGACGGCCGCGCGCCGCTGCGCCGACTACTTCCTCCGGCACCTGCCGCAGGATCGCGTCGCCTACTGGGACCTGGAGTTCACCGACGGCAGCGCCGAGGAGCGGGACAGCTCGGCGGCGGCCATCGCGGTGTGCGGGCTGCTCGAGCTCGCCGACCAGGTCGGATCCGAGCAGTACCGGACGGCGGCCGGCGACATCCTCGACTCGCTGATCGCCGGGTACACCGGCGAGCACGCGCTGCTGCTGCACGGCGTCTACGACAAGCCCAAAGGGGTCGGGGTGGATGAGGGGACGCTCTGGGGCGACTACTTCTACCTCGAAGCCCTCACCCGACTGACCGTTCCCGGCTGGATCTCCCCCTGGTGA
- a CDS encoding DUF624 domain-containing protein produces the protein MRIRYETLSAVLDTAYVTLMTNLLLAGACLPPLALLLTTDPARSWPLLALLAPMGGPALCAVFAVLAAWTDDRTTTVIATFTRAWRATWRRATGVTAAATALTIVLAVDIAAFWGRPAGAVAIPVLAVAILLVAVTTLLTLALLVERPRVRLRDAARACAYLAIRRWYLTALSLAVLTVLQALLISRPAIAVGLAAAPLLYVVWANSRNTLRAMEGTA, from the coding sequence ATGCGGATCCGGTACGAGACACTCAGCGCCGTACTCGACACGGCGTACGTCACCCTGATGACCAACCTGCTGCTGGCCGGCGCCTGCCTGCCGCCGCTCGCGCTGCTGCTGACCACCGACCCGGCCCGGTCCTGGCCGCTGCTCGCCCTGCTAGCGCCGATGGGCGGACCTGCGCTCTGCGCGGTGTTCGCCGTGCTCGCGGCCTGGACCGACGACCGCACCACGACCGTGATCGCCACCTTCACCCGCGCCTGGCGGGCGACGTGGCGGCGCGCCACCGGGGTGACCGCGGCCGCCACTGCGCTGACCATCGTGCTCGCCGTCGACATCGCTGCATTCTGGGGCCGTCCGGCCGGCGCGGTGGCGATCCCGGTGCTCGCCGTGGCGATCCTGCTGGTCGCGGTCACCACCCTGCTCACCCTGGCGCTGCTGGTGGAACGCCCGCGGGTGCGGCTGCGCGACGCCGCCCGGGCCTGCGCCTACCTGGCGATCCGCCGCTGGTACCTGACCGCGCTGTCGCTCGCAGTCCTGACCGTGCTGCAGGCGCTGCTGATCAGCCGGCCCGCCATCGCGGTCGGGCTGGCCGCCGCGCCACTGCTCTACGTGGTCTGGGCGAACAGCCGGAACACCCTCCGTGCGATGGAAGGAACCGCATGA